The proteins below are encoded in one region of Triticum aestivum cultivar Chinese Spring chromosome 1B, IWGSC CS RefSeq v2.1, whole genome shotgun sequence:
- the LOC123132512 gene encoding RAN GTPase-activating protein 2: MESTAEDFQPRTFSVKLWPPSESTRLMLVERMTKNLSAECIFSRKYGILSKEEAHENAKRIEEVCFASAEEHFKKEPDGDGSSAVQLYAKETSKLMLEVLKKGPRTTEEPEAPVVDTPLEPADTVFDISGGKRAFIEAEEAKELLSPLTKPGNSYKRICFSNRSFGIGAANVAGPILESIKSQLTEVDISDFVAGRPEDEALDVMRIFSKALAGSVLSYLNISDNALGEKGVRAFTELLKSQGNLEELYVMNDGISGEAAKALSELIPSTEKLKVLHFHNNMTGDEGAMPIAEMVKRSPNLESFRCSATRIGSDGGVALAEALGTCTRLKKLDIRDNLFGVEAGVALSKTLPKLSGLVELYLSDLNLENEGTIAIVNVLKQSAPQLEVLEMAGNEITAKAAKAVAECLTAMQSLKKLTLAENELKDDGAVTIAKSLEEGHPSLKELDVSTNLFQRSGARCFAQAVANKPGFALLNINSNFISDEGVDEVKEILKGGKNSLEVLGLLDENDPEGDPEDGEEEEDGEDDDDEEKDGDDGGLGSKLQGLKVEED; the protein is encoded by the coding sequence ATGGAATCAACAGCGGAAGATTTCCAGCCCCGAACATTCTCCGTCAAACTGTGGCCACCGAGTGAAAGCACTCGTCTGATGCTTGTAGAGAGGATGACCAAGAACCTGTCCGCCGAGTGCATCTTCTCTCGCAAGTATGGCATTTTGAGCAAAGAAGAGGCTCATGAGAATGCTAAGAGGATCGAAGAGGTGTGCTTTGCTTCTGCAGaggagcatttcaagaaggagccTGATGGTGATGGTAGTTCTGCTGTCCAGCTATATGCAAAAGAAACTAGCAAGCTGATGCTTGAAGTCCTGAAAAAAGGCCCAAGGACAACCGAGGAACCAGAAGCACCTGTTGTTGATACACCTCTTGAGCCTGCTGATACTGTGTTTGACATATCTGGTGGTAAGCGCGCTTTCATTGAGGCAGAAGAAGCAAAGGAACTTCTCAGTCCACTGACAAAACCAGGAAACTCTTATAAAAGGATTTGTTTCAGCAACAGGAGCTTTGGTATTGGTGCTGCCAATGTTGCTGGCCCAATTCTTGAATCAATAAAATCGCAGCTCACAGAGGTAGATATCTCAGATTTTGTCGCTGGAAGACCCGAGGACGAAGCCCTTGATGTGATGCGCATATTCTCCAAAGCTTTAGCAGGGTCTGTACTGAGTTACCTGAACATCTCTGACAATGCTTTAGGTGAGAAGGGTGTCAGAGCATTCACAGAGCTGCTGAAATCACAGGGCAACTTGGAAGAGCTATATGTGATGAACGATGGCATATCAGGGGAAGCTGCAAAAGCTCTATCTGAGCTTATTCCTTCAACTGAGAAGCTTAAGGTTCTCCACTTCCACAACAATATGACTGGTGATGAAGGTGCTATGCCAATTGCTGAGATGGTGAAGCGTTCTCCAAACCTAGAGAGCTTCAGGTGCTCCGCGACAAGGATAGGATCTGATGGTGGAGTGGCACTGGCTGAGGCATTAGGGACATGTACTCGTCTGAAGAAACTTGATATCAGGGACAACTTATTTGGTGTGGAGGCAGGGGTAGCTCTCAGCAAAACCCTTCCAAAGCTCAGTGGCCTCGTTGAGCTCTATCTCAGTGACCTCAATCTTGAGAACGAGGGTACAATAGCAATAGTGAATGTCCTCAAACAGTCAGCACCTCAGTTGGAGGTCCTTGAAATGGCAGGAAATGAAATAACCGCCAAAGCAGCCAAAGCTGTAGCAGAATGCTTGACAGCAATGCAGTCGCTCAAGAAGCTGACCTTAGCTGAGAATGAGCTGAAGGATGATGGGGCAGTGACAATCGCAAAATCTCTGGAGGAAGGCCACCCAAGTCTGAAGGAGCTTGACGTGAGCACGAATCTGTTTCAGAGGTCTGGAGCCCGGTGCTTTGCTCAAGCTGTCGCAAACAAGCCAGGTTTCGCGCTGCTGAACATCAATTCGAATTTCATCTCCGACGAAGGGGTTGACGAGGTGAAGGAGATCCTGAAGGGAGGCAAGAACTCGCTGGAGGTGCTTGGCCTGCTGGATGAGAACGACCCCGAGGGCGACCCTGAAGatggcgaggaagaggaggatggggaggacgacgatgacgaggagaaGGACGGCGACGACGGTGGCCTGGGCTCGAAGCTGCAGGGCCTGAAGGTGGAGGAGGACTAG